The following are encoded in a window of Persicobacter psychrovividus genomic DNA:
- a CDS encoding GNAT family N-acetyltransferase: MERRKIEQIHPVLCWRIRQEVMYPQEELSFVAIEGDEEAIHHGYFLNNELLGVLSWFIDGEEAQFRKFAVKEKVQGQGIGTEMLQYGLAEMRTLGIRKVWCNARLEKRAFYERFGLSCTDQQFVRHGISYVIMELKT, translated from the coding sequence ATGGAGCGACGAAAAATAGAACAAATTCATCCCGTGTTATGCTGGCGAATCCGTCAGGAGGTGATGTATCCGCAGGAAGAATTATCTTTTGTGGCCATTGAAGGTGATGAGGAGGCGATTCATCACGGTTATTTTCTGAATAATGAACTGCTGGGCGTACTCTCGTGGTTCATTGATGGGGAAGAGGCGCAATTCCGAAAATTCGCTGTCAAAGAAAAAGTGCAGGGGCAGGGAATTGGAACTGAAATGCTGCAATATGGCTTGGCGGAAATGCGAACGCTCGGCATTCGGAAAGTGTGGTGTAATGCCCGCTTGGAAAAACGGGCTTTTTACGAACGTTTCGGACTCAGCTGTACCGACCAACAATTTGTGAGGCACGGCATTTCTTATGTGATCATGGAGTTAAAAACCTGA